One stretch of Hymenobacter chitinivorans DSM 11115 DNA includes these proteins:
- a CDS encoding DoxX family protein, with amino-acid sequence MLVFPFLRPAHSLVLLRMTVAGLLMAHAAVRVLNGSIQQFAGFLQHKGLPYGTVLVGLITAVELLGGLLLLLGVFTRWVALVFFLLISAGIVLIHAENGWFVGEHGTGGMEYSVLLLVCLLVLAASQPVSAPGFGSKAG; translated from the coding sequence ATGCTGGTATTCCCCTTTCTGCGCCCGGCACACTCCCTGGTGCTGCTCCGAATGACCGTGGCCGGGCTGCTGATGGCCCATGCCGCAGTGCGCGTCCTGAATGGCAGTATACAGCAGTTTGCCGGCTTTTTGCAGCACAAGGGGCTGCCCTACGGCACGGTGCTGGTCGGGCTGATTACGGCCGTGGAGCTGCTCGGGGGCCTGCTGCTGCTGCTGGGCGTGTTTACCCGCTGGGTGGCCCTGGTGTTCTTCCTGCTCATCAGCGCGGGCATCGTGCTGATTCACGCCGAGAATGGCTGGTTTGTGGGCGAGCATGGCACCGGCGGCATGGAGTACAGCGTCCTGCTGCTGGTGTGCCTGCTCGTGCTGGCGGCGAGTCAGCCAGTTTCAGCCCCCGGTTTTGGGTCGAAAGCCGGGTAG